In one Aquila chrysaetos chrysaetos chromosome 24, bAquChr1.4, whole genome shotgun sequence genomic region, the following are encoded:
- the ENG gene encoding LOW QUALITY PROTEIN: endoglin (The sequence of the model RefSeq protein was modified relative to this genomic sequence to represent the inferred CDS: deleted 1 base in 1 codon): MAPRAAPLLPLLLALLGRPDPGRAEGCDLQPVTAEPPIALSYATSTVPRGCVSSSSIGNSHEVHILRVEWSKVSAFPLKVSVTPQAGSCAPSPVLILLCARCSAIVTSPCPDLIVRTDAHLSPGTIEAQGPEPPVAASEGQLLAWARDTYRGITSYSELRDPRWVQVRLGEAADSPRDCVPQERFNATLHLETEVFFHGVKGCSRGDTQSTRAAHIIRLQPEPSSPITEVNLSLSCPERAVSNQILILQSRANLTWSLSVNNCHIQFLVSGNYKIMSISPMLLPGELLPDTEWGLVGKAFEKNYSIIASYSAIPASTRISLEIQEHEAIRRAPATPTPPAPTANSLPHTLLFMLRPWKCTDETMEIVIARSHLEPIKDVVNITLRDISCQAEKNATHFMLRTPLSHCGTSLEDRGHANNELILNLAKGAAPRSVRVAFQCKIPRELFLRLFPTAAFEAPQTELEVNKEAFVQASMRWEDHPADLQLKECWLGAPGRESVLLVQGGEARGKGVAMLEAPPSSHGRKVWRFRFTYAIPEGGRVPLSTTLKCNAGLQNNTIFEKVLEVTVKDSWRPPNNHGLGLAAVLGITFGAFLIGALLTAGLWYIYSHTRPTSKLQPVSSTAPASESSSTNHSIGSTQSTPCSTSSMA; the protein is encoded by the exons ATGGCCCCCCGCGCTGCCCCGCtcctgccgctgctgctggctctgctcgGCCGCCCGG ACCCCGGGAGAGCCGAGGGCTGCGACCTGCAGCCGGTGACGGCGGAGCCGCCCATCGCCCTGTCCTATGCCACCAGCACGGTGCCACGGGGCTgtgtcagcagcagctccataGGCAACAGCCATGAAGTCCACATCCTCAGAGTCGAGTGGTCCAAG gtctcTGCCTTCCCACTGAAGGTGTCCGTCACACCACAAGCTGGTAGCTGCGCCCCGTCACCAGTGCTCATCCTCCTGTGTGCCCGCTGCTCAGCCATCGTCACCTCCCCGTGCCCGGACCTGATCGTCCGCACC GACGCCCACCTCAGCCCGGGGACCATCGAAGCACAGGGCCCCGAGCCACCCGTGGCCGCCAGCGAGGGGCAGCTGCTGGCCTGGGCTCGGGATACCTACAGGGGCATCACATCCTACAGCGAGCTGCGGGACCCCCGCTGGGTCCAGGTCCGCCTGGGAGAAG CCGCCGACAGCCCCCGGGACTGCGTCCCCCAGGAGCGCTTCAATGCCACGCTGCACCTCGAGACTGAGGTCTTCTTCCACGGGGTGAAGGGCTGCTCACGCGGGGACACGCAGAGCACCAGGGCTGCCCACATCATCCGCCTGCAGCCTGAGCCCAG CTCCCCCATCACAGAGGTGAACTTGTCCCTGAGCTGTCCCGAGAGAGCCGTGAGCAACCAGATCCTCATCCTGCAGAGCCGGGCCAACCTCACCTGGTCCCTCTCCGTCAACAACTGCCACATCCAGTTCTTG GTCTCCGGGAACTACAAGATCATGTCCATCTCCCCGATGCTGCTCCCCGGGGAGCTCCTGCCTGACACAGAGTGGGGGCTCGTCGGCAAAGCCTTCGAGAAAAACTACAGCATCATCGCCTCCTATTCCGCCATCCCCGCCAGCACCCGCATCAGCCTGGAGATCCAGGAGCACG AGGCGATCAGGAGGGCACCCGCAACAcccacccccccggcccccaccGCCAACTCGCTGCCCCACACGCTGCTATTCATGCTCCGTCCCTGGAAGTGTACGGATGAAACCATGGAGATCGTCATCGCCAGGTCCCACCTGGAG CCCATCAAGGATGTGGTGAACATCACCCTGCGGGACATCAGCTGccaggcagagaaaaatgcCACTCACTTCATGCTGAGAACCCCCCTCAGCCACTGCGGCACCTCGCTGGAGGACAGGGGCCACGCCAACAATGAG CTCATCCTCAACCTGGCCAAGGGTGCAGCGCCCCGGAGCGTGCGG GTGGCCTTCCAGTGCAAGATCCCACGGGAGCTCTTCCTGCGCCTCTTCCCCACTGCCGCCTTTGAGGCACCGCAGACGGAGCTGGAGGTCAACAAGGAGGCTTTCGTGCAG GCATCCATGCGGTGGGAGGACCACCCCGCCGACCTGCAGCTGAAGGAGTGCTGGCTGGGGGCACCGGGGCGGGAGTCGGTGCTGCTGGTGCAAGGCGGGGAGGCACGTGGCAAGGGGGTGGCCATGCTGGAG gccccccccagcagccacGGGAGGAAGGTCTGGCGCTTCCGCTTCACCTACGCCATCCCCGAGGGCGGGCGCGTTCCCTTGTCCACCACCCTCAAGTGCAACGCCGGCTTGCAG AACAACACCATCTTCGAGAAGGTCCTGGAGGTGACAGTGAAGGACAGCTGGCGGCCACCCAACA ATCATGGTCTGGGGCTGGCCGCTGTCCTGGGCATCACCTTCGGCGCCTTCCTCATCGGGGCACTCCTCACTGCCGGGCTCTGGTACATCTACTCGCACACCC GTCCCACCTCCAAACTGCAGCCGGTTTCCAGCACGGCGCCAGCCTCggagagcagcagcaccaaCCACAGCATCGGCAGCACCCAGAGCACCCCCTGCTCCACCAGCAGCATGGCCTGa
- the AK1 gene encoding adenylate kinase isoenzyme 1 isoform X4, whose protein sequence is MPHPSTPSSRFGVTHCGQAGGTPRHGDVVRAREEAGNVTARHPAWGSPHRSRMGRVAAGSKPEVLLCLVCGSMSTEKLKHHKIIFVVGGPGSGKGTQCEKIVQKYGYTHLSTGDLLRAEVSSGSERGKKLQAIMEKGELVPLDTVLDMLRDAMVAKADVSKGFLIDGYPREVKQGEEFEKKIAPPNTAALRGRGEGDDGETPAEARRDQRAGGRQRGDHQEAFGDLLQGHRACHCLLQEQRHRPPALISMPTAKIHPWKSSARAVPSGEPPS, encoded by the exons ATGCCCCATCCCAGCACCCCGTCCAGCCGGTTTGGGGTGACGCACTGCGGCCAAGCAG GCGGCACCCCAAGGCACGGGGATGTGGTCAGGGCACGGGAGGAAGCCGGTAACGTCACCGCGCGTCACCCGGCATGGGGAAGCCCTCACCGCAGCCGGATGGGGCGGGTGGCTGCCGGGAGCAAG CCTGAAGTGCTCCTGTGCCTGGTCTGCGGCAGCATGTCGACAG aaAAACTCAAGCACCACAAAATCATCTTCGTGGTGG GTGGCCCCGGCTCGGGGAAGGGGACCCAGTGTGAAAAGATCGTGCAGAAATATGGCTACACCCACCTCTCCACGGGGGACCTGCTGCGGGCGGAGGTCAGCTCGGGCTCGGAGCGGGGCAAGAAGCTGCAGGCCATCATGGAGAAGGGCGAGCTGGTGCCCCTG gacACGGTGCTGGACATGCTGCGGGACGCCATGGTGGCCAAGGCAGATGTGTCCAAGGGCTTCCTCATTGACGGCTACCCCCGCGAGGTGAAGCAGGGAGAGGAGTTTGAGAAGAAG ATCGCCCCCCCCAACACTGCTGCTCTACGTGGACGCGGGGAAGGAGACGATGGTGAAACGCCTGCTGAAGCGAGGCGAGACCAGCGGGCGGGTGGACGACAACGAGGAGACCATCAAGAAGCGTTTGGAGACCTACTACAAGGCCACCGAGCCTGTCATTGCCTTCTACAAGAGCAGAGGCATCGTCCGCCAG CCCTGATCTCTATGCCCACGGCCAAAATCCATCCCTGGAAGAGCTCCGCTCGTGCTGTCCCCTCGGGTGAGCCCCCCAGCTAA
- the AK1 gene encoding adenylate kinase isoenzyme 1 isoform X2 gives MHRGASDLYIAVKRAGQDSRQHPGPEVLLCLVCGSMSTEKLKHHKIIFVVGGPGSGKGTQCEKIVQKYGYTHLSTGDLLRAEVSSGSERGKKLQAIMEKGELVPLDTVLDMLRDAMVAKADVSKGFLIDGYPREVKQGEEFEKKIAPPNTAALRGRGEGDDGETPAEARRDQRAGGRQRGDHQEAFGDLLQGHRACHCLLQEQRHRPPAQRRGLCGGGFPASLLPPRQPVAEPPAPLPRPRRAPAETAEAALSCFRGQSCGGNFKDIVFGSFPSLPSKVHFNEPRLYLFLLSQEMSFSFQRFFFFFFFLPCRPPPSPSGAD, from the exons atGCACCGCGGCGCCAGCGATCTATATATAGCGGTAAAAAGAGCCGGGCAGGACAGCAGGCAGCACCCAGGG CCTGAAGTGCTCCTGTGCCTGGTCTGCGGCAGCATGTCGACAG aaAAACTCAAGCACCACAAAATCATCTTCGTGGTGG GTGGCCCCGGCTCGGGGAAGGGGACCCAGTGTGAAAAGATCGTGCAGAAATATGGCTACACCCACCTCTCCACGGGGGACCTGCTGCGGGCGGAGGTCAGCTCGGGCTCGGAGCGGGGCAAGAAGCTGCAGGCCATCATGGAGAAGGGCGAGCTGGTGCCCCTG gacACGGTGCTGGACATGCTGCGGGACGCCATGGTGGCCAAGGCAGATGTGTCCAAGGGCTTCCTCATTGACGGCTACCCCCGCGAGGTGAAGCAGGGAGAGGAGTTTGAGAAGAAG ATCGCCCCCCCCAACACTGCTGCTCTACGTGGACGCGGGGAAGGAGACGATGGTGAAACGCCTGCTGAAGCGAGGCGAGACCAGCGGGCGGGTGGACGACAACGAGGAGACCATCAAGAAGCGTTTGGAGACCTACTACAAGGCCACCGAGCCTGTCATTGCCTTCTACAAGAGCAGAGGCATCGTCCGCCAG CTCAACGCCGAGGGCTCTGTGGAGGAGGTTTTCCAGCAAGTCTGCTCCCACCTCGACAGCCTGTAGCCGaacccccagccccgctcccccgcccccggcgcGCTCCGGCAGAGACAGCGGAAGCGGCTTTATCCTGTTTTCGTGGACAGAGCTGCGGAGGAAATTTCAAGGACATTGTGTTTGGCTCTTTCCCGTCTCTCCCCAGTAAAGTTCACTTTAATGAGCCCAGactttatctttttcttctgtcgCAGGAAatgagtttttctttccagagatttttttttttttttttttttctcccctgtcgtcccccccccagcccctctggaGCTGATTAA
- the AK1 gene encoding adenylate kinase isoenzyme 1 isoform X6 encodes MPHPSTPSSRFGVTHCGQAGGTPRHGDVVRAREEAGNVTARHPAWGSPHRSRMGRVAAGSKPEVLLCLVCGSMSTEKLKHHKIIFVVGGPGSGKGTQCEKIVQKYGYTHLSTGDLLRAEVSSGSERGKKLQAIMEKGELVPLDTVLDMLRDAMVAKADVSKGFLIDGYPREVKQGEEFEKKVSPPTLLLYVDAGKETMVKRLLKRGETSGRVDDNEETIKKRLETYYKATEPVIAFYKSRGIVRQLNAEGSVEEVFQQVCSHLDSL; translated from the exons ATGCCCCATCCCAGCACCCCGTCCAGCCGGTTTGGGGTGACGCACTGCGGCCAAGCAG GCGGCACCCCAAGGCACGGGGATGTGGTCAGGGCACGGGAGGAAGCCGGTAACGTCACCGCGCGTCACCCGGCATGGGGAAGCCCTCACCGCAGCCGGATGGGGCGGGTGGCTGCCGGGAGCAAG CCTGAAGTGCTCCTGTGCCTGGTCTGCGGCAGCATGTCGACAG aaAAACTCAAGCACCACAAAATCATCTTCGTGGTGG GTGGCCCCGGCTCGGGGAAGGGGACCCAGTGTGAAAAGATCGTGCAGAAATATGGCTACACCCACCTCTCCACGGGGGACCTGCTGCGGGCGGAGGTCAGCTCGGGCTCGGAGCGGGGCAAGAAGCTGCAGGCCATCATGGAGAAGGGCGAGCTGGTGCCCCTG gacACGGTGCTGGACATGCTGCGGGACGCCATGGTGGCCAAGGCAGATGTGTCCAAGGGCTTCCTCATTGACGGCTACCCCCGCGAGGTGAAGCAGGGAGAGGAGTTTGAGAAGAAGGTGAG CCCCCCAACACTGCTGCTCTACGTGGACGCGGGGAAGGAGACGATGGTGAAACGCCTGCTGAAGCGAGGCGAGACCAGCGGGCGGGTGGACGACAACGAGGAGACCATCAAGAAGCGTTTGGAGACCTACTACAAGGCCACCGAGCCTGTCATTGCCTTCTACAAGAGCAGAGGCATCGTCCGCCAG CTCAACGCCGAGGGCTCTGTGGAGGAGGTTTTCCAGCAAGTCTGCTCCCACCTCGACAGCCTGTAG
- the AK1 gene encoding adenylate kinase isoenzyme 1 isoform X5 — protein sequence MPHPSTPSSRFGVTHCGQAGGTPRHGDVVRAREEAGNVTARHPAWGSPHRSRMGRVAAGSKPEVLLCLVCGSMSTEKLKHHKIIFVVGGPGSGKGTQCEKIVQKYGYTHLSTGDLLRAEVSSGSERGKKLQAIMEKGELVPLDTVLDMLRDAMVAKADVSKGFLIDGYPREVKQGEEFEKKIAPPNTAALRGRGEGDDGETPAEARRDQRAGGRQRGDHQEAFGDLLQGHRACHCLLQEQRHRPPELRSCCPLG from the exons ATGCCCCATCCCAGCACCCCGTCCAGCCGGTTTGGGGTGACGCACTGCGGCCAAGCAG GCGGCACCCCAAGGCACGGGGATGTGGTCAGGGCACGGGAGGAAGCCGGTAACGTCACCGCGCGTCACCCGGCATGGGGAAGCCCTCACCGCAGCCGGATGGGGCGGGTGGCTGCCGGGAGCAAG CCTGAAGTGCTCCTGTGCCTGGTCTGCGGCAGCATGTCGACAG aaAAACTCAAGCACCACAAAATCATCTTCGTGGTGG GTGGCCCCGGCTCGGGGAAGGGGACCCAGTGTGAAAAGATCGTGCAGAAATATGGCTACACCCACCTCTCCACGGGGGACCTGCTGCGGGCGGAGGTCAGCTCGGGCTCGGAGCGGGGCAAGAAGCTGCAGGCCATCATGGAGAAGGGCGAGCTGGTGCCCCTG gacACGGTGCTGGACATGCTGCGGGACGCCATGGTGGCCAAGGCAGATGTGTCCAAGGGCTTCCTCATTGACGGCTACCCCCGCGAGGTGAAGCAGGGAGAGGAGTTTGAGAAGAAG ATCGCCCCCCCCAACACTGCTGCTCTACGTGGACGCGGGGAAGGAGACGATGGTGAAACGCCTGCTGAAGCGAGGCGAGACCAGCGGGCGGGTGGACGACAACGAGGAGACCATCAAGAAGCGTTTGGAGACCTACTACAAGGCCACCGAGCCTGTCATTGCCTTCTACAAGAGCAGAGGCATCGTCCGCCAG AGCTCCGCTCGTGCTGTCCCCTCGGGTGA
- the AK1 gene encoding adenylate kinase isoenzyme 1 isoform X1, translating to MPHPSTPSSRFGVTHCGQAGGTPRHGDVVRAREEAGNVTARHPAWGSPHRSRMGRVAAGSKPEVLLCLVCGSMSTEKLKHHKIIFVVGGPGSGKGTQCEKIVQKYGYTHLSTGDLLRAEVSSGSERGKKLQAIMEKGELVPLDTVLDMLRDAMVAKADVSKGFLIDGYPREVKQGEEFEKKIAPPNTAALRGRGEGDDGETPAEARRDQRAGGRQRGDHQEAFGDLLQGHRACHCLLQEQRHRPPAQRRGLCGGGFPASLLPPRQPVAEPPAPLPRPRRAPAETAEAALSCFRGQSCGGNFKDIVFGSFPSLPSKVHFNEPRLYLFLLSQEMSFSFQRFFFFFFFLPCRPPPSPSGAD from the exons ATGCCCCATCCCAGCACCCCGTCCAGCCGGTTTGGGGTGACGCACTGCGGCCAAGCAG GCGGCACCCCAAGGCACGGGGATGTGGTCAGGGCACGGGAGGAAGCCGGTAACGTCACCGCGCGTCACCCGGCATGGGGAAGCCCTCACCGCAGCCGGATGGGGCGGGTGGCTGCCGGGAGCAAG CCTGAAGTGCTCCTGTGCCTGGTCTGCGGCAGCATGTCGACAG aaAAACTCAAGCACCACAAAATCATCTTCGTGGTGG GTGGCCCCGGCTCGGGGAAGGGGACCCAGTGTGAAAAGATCGTGCAGAAATATGGCTACACCCACCTCTCCACGGGGGACCTGCTGCGGGCGGAGGTCAGCTCGGGCTCGGAGCGGGGCAAGAAGCTGCAGGCCATCATGGAGAAGGGCGAGCTGGTGCCCCTG gacACGGTGCTGGACATGCTGCGGGACGCCATGGTGGCCAAGGCAGATGTGTCCAAGGGCTTCCTCATTGACGGCTACCCCCGCGAGGTGAAGCAGGGAGAGGAGTTTGAGAAGAAG ATCGCCCCCCCCAACACTGCTGCTCTACGTGGACGCGGGGAAGGAGACGATGGTGAAACGCCTGCTGAAGCGAGGCGAGACCAGCGGGCGGGTGGACGACAACGAGGAGACCATCAAGAAGCGTTTGGAGACCTACTACAAGGCCACCGAGCCTGTCATTGCCTTCTACAAGAGCAGAGGCATCGTCCGCCAG CTCAACGCCGAGGGCTCTGTGGAGGAGGTTTTCCAGCAAGTCTGCTCCCACCTCGACAGCCTGTAGCCGaacccccagccccgctcccccgcccccggcgcGCTCCGGCAGAGACAGCGGAAGCGGCTTTATCCTGTTTTCGTGGACAGAGCTGCGGAGGAAATTTCAAGGACATTGTGTTTGGCTCTTTCCCGTCTCTCCCCAGTAAAGTTCACTTTAATGAGCCCAGactttatctttttcttctgtcgCAGGAAatgagtttttctttccagagatttttttttttttttttttttctcccctgtcgtcccccccccagcccctctggaGCTGATTAA
- the AK1 gene encoding adenylate kinase isoenzyme 1 isoform X3: MSTEKLKHHKIIFVVGGPGSGKGTQCEKIVQKYGYTHLSTGDLLRAEVSSGSERGKKLQAIMEKGELVPLDTVLDMLRDAMVAKADVSKGFLIDGYPREVKQGEEFEKKIAPPNTAALRGRGEGDDGETPAEARRDQRAGGRQRGDHQEAFGDLLQGHRACHCLLQEQRHRPPAQRRGLCGGGFPASLLPPRQPVAEPPAPLPRPRRAPAETAEAALSCFRGQSCGGNFKDIVFGSFPSLPSKVHFNEPRLYLFLLSQEMSFSFQRFFFFFFFLPCRPPPSPSGAD, from the exons ATGTCGACAG aaAAACTCAAGCACCACAAAATCATCTTCGTGGTGG GTGGCCCCGGCTCGGGGAAGGGGACCCAGTGTGAAAAGATCGTGCAGAAATATGGCTACACCCACCTCTCCACGGGGGACCTGCTGCGGGCGGAGGTCAGCTCGGGCTCGGAGCGGGGCAAGAAGCTGCAGGCCATCATGGAGAAGGGCGAGCTGGTGCCCCTG gacACGGTGCTGGACATGCTGCGGGACGCCATGGTGGCCAAGGCAGATGTGTCCAAGGGCTTCCTCATTGACGGCTACCCCCGCGAGGTGAAGCAGGGAGAGGAGTTTGAGAAGAAG ATCGCCCCCCCCAACACTGCTGCTCTACGTGGACGCGGGGAAGGAGACGATGGTGAAACGCCTGCTGAAGCGAGGCGAGACCAGCGGGCGGGTGGACGACAACGAGGAGACCATCAAGAAGCGTTTGGAGACCTACTACAAGGCCACCGAGCCTGTCATTGCCTTCTACAAGAGCAGAGGCATCGTCCGCCAG CTCAACGCCGAGGGCTCTGTGGAGGAGGTTTTCCAGCAAGTCTGCTCCCACCTCGACAGCCTGTAGCCGaacccccagccccgctcccccgcccccggcgcGCTCCGGCAGAGACAGCGGAAGCGGCTTTATCCTGTTTTCGTGGACAGAGCTGCGGAGGAAATTTCAAGGACATTGTGTTTGGCTCTTTCCCGTCTCTCCCCAGTAAAGTTCACTTTAATGAGCCCAGactttatctttttcttctgtcgCAGGAAatgagtttttctttccagagatttttttttttttttttttttctcccctgtcgtcccccccccagcccctctggaGCTGATTAA